The following proteins are encoded in a genomic region of Bernardetia sp. MNP-M8:
- a CDS encoding outer membrane beta-barrel protein, which produces MKHIYDNQNGNHKSSEERFTERFKEVAQSYEPTFQPADWSAMQSKLAAHNEKDRKAVVFRRLAVFATMGAAAVILLFGGYQFLDNSANKISNRGIAFQENSIKNQTSTNQKSINNNSTDDKTLTQSNLEENNNHNKDIASNLSGSSNTDSAKNKKTTNFTKTKSYSNSKTKLETNNQIAFNHSLDNSEEKIVITNSLLTDNEASKEVESNQVLSALKLEKATFDLFADVKPNEVVLPVLEIDEMLIASNQNEELIRKNPVASAIGKWRIGAALMAMTNIYKSNDKQRMNYANGYGVMADYQVAKRFNISAGALYMKKQIDIEESLSIPNITNYFNPNDNAWVKKNKTKINWQLIDLPIHLRYNAIETTRNKWFVSAGTSNYFFLKERYESDYTVSYQDIYDPRLTRSQEIVRQRETQSALQLFATINVSAGIETSLGKHLTLQVEPYWRFPVRSLGSEGVFVQTGGLLTRINFAL; this is translated from the coding sequence ATGAAGCATATATACGATAACCAAAACGGGAATCACAAATCATCGGAGGAGCGTTTTACAGAACGGTTTAAGGAGGTGGCACAGAGTTATGAGCCTACTTTTCAACCTGCTGATTGGTCGGCTATGCAATCAAAATTGGCTGCTCATAATGAAAAAGACCGTAAAGCAGTAGTATTTAGACGCTTAGCAGTTTTTGCAACTATGGGAGCAGCAGCAGTAATCTTGTTATTTGGAGGGTATCAATTTTTAGATAATTCAGCAAATAAAATTTCGAATAGAGGAATAGCTTTTCAAGAAAATTCTATCAAAAATCAAACTTCTACTAATCAAAAATCAATTAATAATAATTCTACGGATGATAAAACACTTACACAAAGTAATTTAGAAGAAAATAATAATCATAATAAAGATATAGCTAGTAATTTGAGTGGTAGTTCAAATACAGATTCAGCCAAAAATAAAAAGACTACTAATTTCACTAAAACAAAATCATATTCTAATTCAAAAACAAAATTAGAAACAAACAATCAAATAGCTTTTAATCATTCTTTAGATAATTCAGAAGAAAAGATAGTTATCACAAATAGTTTATTAACTGATAATGAAGCAAGTAAAGAAGTAGAATCAAATCAAGTGCTTAGTGCATTAAAATTGGAAAAGGCTACTTTTGATTTATTTGCTGATGTTAAACCAAATGAAGTAGTATTACCAGTATTAGAAATTGATGAAATGCTTATTGCTTCTAATCAGAATGAAGAATTAATTAGAAAAAATCCAGTAGCAAGTGCTATCGGAAAATGGAGAATTGGAGCTGCTCTTATGGCAATGACAAACATCTATAAAAGCAATGATAAACAGCGTATGAATTATGCAAATGGATATGGTGTAATGGCTGATTATCAAGTTGCTAAACGATTTAATATTTCGGCAGGAGCACTTTATATGAAAAAGCAAATTGATATAGAAGAATCTCTTTCTATACCAAATATTACAAATTACTTTAACCCAAATGATAACGCTTGGGTAAAGAAAAACAAGACAAAAATTAATTGGCAATTAATAGATTTACCTATACATTTGCGTTACAATGCTATTGAAACAACTAGAAATAAATGGTTTGTATCAGCAGGTACTTCAAATTATTTCTTTTTAAAAGAACGTTACGAATCAGATTATACCGTTTCTTATCAAGATATTTATGACCCACGACTTACTCGCTCACAGGAAATAGTAAGACAAAGGGAAACACAATCAGCTTTACAGCTTTTTGCAACCATTAATGTTTCTGCAGGAATTGAAACCTCCTTAGGAAAACATTTAACGCTACAAGTTGAACCGTATTGGAGGTTTCCAGTACGCTCACTTGGTTCGGAAGGGGTATTTGTTCAGACAGGTGGATTACTTACACGCATTAACTTTGCATTGTAA
- a CDS encoding 3-hydroxybutyrate dehydrogenase has protein sequence MATVLITGSTSGIGLGIAEHFAKAGYNVVFNGLEDNGAEIAANVAKEHGIQTMFSNANMLDPEQIKQMIDEAKQKFGTIDVLINNAGIQYVAPIDEFPAAKWNAIIGINLSSAFHTSQAVWADMKKQKFGRIINIASAHGLRASEFKSAYVAAKHGIVGLTKVLGLEGAPYNITANAICPGYVKTPLVEKQIADQAKTHGMSEDEVVEKVMLKKQAVKDFVSIDALAGMALFLASKEASTFTGTAIPIDGGWTAQ, from the coding sequence ATGGCAACAGTACTCATTACAGGAAGCACAAGTGGAATCGGTTTAGGAATTGCAGAACATTTTGCAAAAGCAGGATATAATGTAGTTTTTAATGGTTTGGAAGATAACGGTGCAGAAATAGCAGCCAATGTAGCAAAAGAACATGGTATACAAACTATGTTTTCTAATGCAAACATGCTTGACCCAGAGCAAATCAAACAAATGATAGATGAAGCGAAACAAAAATTTGGAACTATCGATGTTTTGATAAATAATGCAGGTATTCAATATGTTGCGCCTATTGATGAATTTCCTGCTGCAAAATGGAATGCTATTATTGGTATCAATTTAAGTTCTGCTTTTCATACTTCACAAGCTGTTTGGGCAGACATGAAAAAACAAAAATTTGGTAGAATTATCAATATTGCTTCTGCACATGGGCTTCGTGCATCTGAATTCAAATCAGCTTATGTAGCTGCCAAACACGGTATTGTCGGACTTACAAAAGTATTAGGTTTGGAAGGTGCGCCATATAATATTACTGCAAATGCTATCTGTCCAGGGTATGTCAAAACACCTTTAGTAGAAAAACAGATTGCAGACCAAGCCAAAACACATGGAATGAGCGAAGATGAAGTAGTAGAAAAAGTAATGCTCAAAAAACAAGCTGTTAAAGATTTTGTGTCAATTGATGCTCTTGCAGGAATGGCTTTATTTTTAGCTTCAAAAGAAGCAAGTACATTTACAGGAACAGCAATTCCTATTGATGGAGGTTGGACAGCACAATAA
- a CDS encoding lysophospholipid acyltransferase family protein → MNLYTIWCIFWFMLVFLSLYPFLWLSTQRKEWHHWNGFLYRIWAKVLYFGIGIKMKTEWEFEPNPKQNYIYVSNHTSYMDIAAMVMTVPKFSVFMGKASLSKTPLFGYIFKKIHIPVSRGKGTSRFEAFEQVKEALAEGKNVLIYPEGGIIGDKQPELNPFKDGAFRAAIQTGIPLVPVTILYNWIIFPDKQPFKFTRHHCKMIYHKPIITTNLTEKDIEDLKNKTFQLIDSTIKKYTT, encoded by the coding sequence ATGAATTTATATACTATTTGGTGCATTTTCTGGTTTATGCTTGTTTTTTTATCTTTATATCCTTTTTTATGGCTCTCAACACAACGTAAAGAATGGCATCACTGGAACGGATTCTTATATAGAATTTGGGCAAAGGTTTTATACTTTGGAATAGGAATAAAAATGAAAACAGAATGGGAATTTGAGCCAAATCCGAAGCAAAACTATATTTATGTATCTAATCACACATCTTATATGGATATTGCTGCTATGGTAATGACTGTGCCTAAGTTTAGTGTTTTTATGGGAAAGGCATCGCTCAGTAAAACTCCTTTGTTTGGTTACATCTTTAAAAAGATTCATATTCCCGTCAGTCGTGGAAAAGGAACAAGTCGTTTTGAAGCCTTTGAGCAAGTAAAAGAAGCTTTAGCTGAAGGCAAAAATGTTTTGATTTATCCAGAGGGAGGAATTATTGGCGATAAGCAGCCTGAACTAAATCCTTTTAAAGATGGTGCTTTTCGTGCAGCTATTCAAACAGGTATTCCTTTAGTTCCTGTAACAATTCTTTATAATTGGATAATTTTTCCTGATAAACAGCCTTTCAAATTTACTCGTCATCATTGTAAAATGATTTATCATAAACCGATAATAACTACAAATCTAACAGAAAAAGATATCGAAGATTTGAAAAATAAAACCTTTCAACTTATTGACTCCACAATAAAAAAGTATACAACTTAA
- a CDS encoding DUF4173 domain-containing protein yields the protein MKSNIKSIVEIKTLKSALMLLLLVIFNALFWNEMLGLNLFIFSNLLIGTFLLFHRKSFKYQTVRIAIGFTFVTGIMVLIHNSIISKIAHIVSFCLMLGFFQQGNLRLLSSAFWSSLVALVSIHHSFLEQINFIKAPATIPKSSIRKLRLLIIPLIAFSIFFMIFKIANPVFNKMTNNLGNQLFDILSNLFVDFSFLKILFLLLGAVIILVSLVKRETTLIVALWESMKTDVLRRELSRERRVMEMELLETQKNTTFKIMDLKQEYQTGILLIAMVNLLLLVVNGIDIQFLWLNFEVDEAGNLAELVHEGTYMLIISILLSMSILMYFFRKNLNFYLKNELLKKLAYVWIFQNTILVISVVIRTYYYIIEHGLAYKRIGVLLFLALTTYGLYSLFVKIKEHKSSFYLWRVNSWATYAMLVFMACINWDMLIVKYNIEKCKTVESKAKIDLGFMLSRSDQTLPILRENRQYFETDKRGISSYRNSPNVNTYGTYLDERIETYLQEQKKYSWASWNYADAKTVSLLEEK from the coding sequence ATGAAAAGTAATATAAAAAGTATCGTGGAAATAAAAACTCTAAAAAGTGCTTTAATGCTACTTCTTTTAGTGATTTTTAATGCTCTTTTTTGGAATGAAATGTTGGGTTTGAATCTATTTATATTTTCAAATCTATTGATAGGAACTTTCTTGTTGTTTCATAGGAAGAGTTTTAAATATCAAACTGTTAGAATAGCTATTGGTTTCACTTTCGTTACAGGAATTATGGTACTTATTCATAATTCTATAATCAGTAAAATTGCTCATATTGTATCTTTTTGTTTGATGTTAGGTTTTTTCCAACAAGGAAATCTTCGTTTACTTAGTTCTGCTTTTTGGAGTAGTTTAGTGGCTCTTGTGTCTATACATCATTCTTTTTTAGAGCAAATCAATTTTATTAAAGCTCCTGCTACTATTCCAAAATCCTCTATTCGCAAACTTCGTCTTCTGATTATTCCTTTAATTGCTTTTAGTATATTTTTTATGATTTTTAAGATAGCTAATCCAGTTTTTAACAAAATGACGAATAATTTAGGCAATCAATTATTTGATATCTTGAGTAATTTGTTTGTTGATTTTTCTTTTTTGAAAATTCTGTTTCTACTTCTTGGAGCTGTTATAATTTTGGTAAGTCTTGTCAAACGTGAAACTACTCTTATAGTTGCTCTATGGGAAAGTATGAAAACAGATGTACTAAGAAGAGAGTTGAGCAGAGAAAGACGAGTAATGGAAATGGAATTACTGGAAACACAAAAAAATACTACTTTTAAAATTATGGATTTGAAACAAGAATATCAAACTGGAATACTCTTGATTGCAATGGTAAATCTTTTATTATTAGTTGTAAATGGTATTGATATTCAATTTTTATGGCTGAATTTTGAGGTTGATGAAGCTGGAAATCTAGCAGAATTAGTTCATGAGGGAACGTATATGTTAATAATCAGTATTTTACTTTCTATGAGTATTTTGATGTATTTTTTTCGTAAAAATCTAAATTTCTACCTCAAAAACGAATTACTTAAAAAGTTAGCTTATGTTTGGATTTTCCAAAATACCATTTTAGTAATTTCTGTAGTTATCCGAACGTACTATTACATCATTGAACATGGATTGGCTTACAAAAGAATTGGTGTTTTGCTCTTTTTGGCTTTGACGACCTATGGTTTGTATTCTTTATTTGTAAAAATTAAGGAACACAAATCAAGTTTTTATTTATGGAGAGTAAATAGTTGGGCAACTTATGCAATGCTCGTTTTTATGGCTTGTATAAATTGGGATATGTTGATTGTCAAATATAATATTGAAAAATGTAAAACAGTAGAAAGCAAAGCTAAAATTGATTTAGGATTTATGCTCAGTCGCTCAGACCAAACTTTGCCGATTTTAAGGGAAAATAGACAATATTTTGAAACTGATAAAAGAGGTATTTCTTCTTATCGTAATTCGCCTAATGTAAATACTTATGGAACATATTTAGATGAACGTATTGAAACGTATCTGCAAGAACAAAAAAAATACTCTTGGGCTTCTTGGAATTATGCTGATGCAAAAACGGTGAGTTTGTTAGAAGAGAAATAG
- the thrS gene encoding threonine--tRNA ligase, protein MSEINVTLPDGSIRKYPQGTNAFEVAQSISEGLARNVLAAEVNGEVWDSTRALPETTALKLLTWNDDNGKMAFWHSSAHLLAEALEALYENVKFAIGPPIENGFYYDVDFGEKTFSSDDLPKIEAKMKELAKQKNEFVRKEVSKADAISYFTEKSDPYKLEMIEALEDGKITFYTQGNFTDLCRGPHIPNTSGIKAVKLLNVAGAYWRGDENRQQLTRIYGITFPKEKELKEYLTQVEEAKKRDHRKLGKELELFTFSERVGLGLPLWLPKGTMLRERLEQFLRKEQVKRGYDPVVTPHIGHKNLYITSGHYEKYGEDAFQPIKTPSEDEEFFLKPMNCPHHCEIYKTKPRSYRDLPLRLAEFGTVYRYEQSGELHGLTRVRGFTQDDAHIFCMPDQVKDEFKSVIDLVLYVFKVFGFTDYSAQVSLRDPENKTKYVGSDENWDLAEAQIKEAAEEKGLKTVIEYGEAAFYGPKLDFMVRDAIGRKWQLGTIQVDYNLPERFELEYIGSDNKPHRPVMIHRAPFGSIERFVAILIESTAGNFPLWLSPDQLVVLPISERFNDYAKEIVQKLRQNDIRGSVDERNEKIGRKIRDAEVAKTPYMLLVGEKEVESNTVSVRKKGEGDLGSMNIEEFMKHFVSAVDAELAE, encoded by the coding sequence ATGAGCGAAATTAATGTAACTCTTCCAGACGGAAGTATCCGAAAGTATCCACAAGGCACAAATGCCTTTGAGGTAGCACAAAGTATCAGTGAAGGACTCGCACGTAATGTGCTGGCAGCCGAAGTAAATGGCGAAGTGTGGGATTCTACCCGAGCATTGCCAGAAACAACAGCTTTAAAACTCCTCACATGGAATGACGACAACGGAAAAATGGCGTTTTGGCATTCTTCTGCCCACCTTTTAGCCGAAGCCTTAGAAGCTCTTTACGAAAATGTAAAATTTGCTATCGGTCCTCCTATCGAAAACGGTTTTTATTATGATGTTGATTTTGGTGAAAAAACTTTTTCTTCTGATGATTTGCCCAAAATCGAAGCGAAGATGAAAGAACTTGCCAAACAAAAAAACGAATTTGTAAGAAAAGAAGTTTCGAAAGCTGATGCAATTTCTTATTTCACAGAAAAATCAGATCCATATAAATTAGAAATGATTGAAGCCTTAGAAGATGGCAAAATCACTTTCTATACACAAGGTAATTTTACAGATTTGTGCCGTGGACCTCACATTCCAAATACTTCTGGCATAAAAGCCGTAAAACTTTTGAATGTAGCTGGTGCATATTGGCGTGGCGATGAAAACCGTCAGCAGCTCACACGTATCTACGGAATTACATTTCCAAAAGAAAAAGAATTAAAAGAATATTTAACGCAAGTAGAAGAAGCTAAGAAAAGAGACCACCGTAAATTAGGAAAAGAACTAGAATTGTTTACTTTTTCTGAACGTGTTGGTTTGGGTCTTCCTTTGTGGTTGCCTAAAGGTACAATGCTTAGAGAGCGTTTAGAGCAGTTTTTAAGAAAAGAACAAGTAAAACGTGGTTATGACCCTGTTGTTACACCTCACATTGGACACAAAAATCTCTATATTACTTCTGGACATTATGAAAAATATGGCGAGGATGCTTTTCAGCCTATCAAAACACCTTCGGAAGATGAAGAGTTTTTCTTGAAACCAATGAACTGTCCTCATCACTGTGAAATTTATAAGACAAAACCACGTTCGTATCGTGACTTACCGTTGCGTTTGGCAGAATTTGGAACAGTTTATCGTTATGAGCAGAGTGGAGAATTGCACGGACTTACTCGTGTACGTGGATTTACACAAGATGATGCACATATTTTCTGTATGCCAGACCAAGTAAAAGACGAATTTAAAAGTGTTATCGATTTGGTACTTTATGTATTTAAAGTATTCGGTTTCACAGATTATTCGGCACAGGTTTCACTTCGTGACCCAGAAAATAAAACGAAATATGTAGGTTCTGATGAAAATTGGGATTTAGCAGAAGCTCAAATAAAAGAAGCTGCCGAAGAAAAAGGCTTAAAAACTGTCATTGAATACGGAGAAGCTGCATTTTATGGACCTAAACTAGACTTTATGGTTCGTGATGCAATCGGTAGAAAATGGCAATTAGGAACAATTCAAGTAGATTACAACCTTCCAGAGCGTTTTGAATTAGAATATATCGGTTCGGATAATAAGCCACACCGTCCAGTTATGATTCACCGTGCGCCTTTTGGCTCTATTGAACGTTTTGTAGCTATTTTGATTGAAAGTACAGCAGGAAATTTCCCTCTTTGGCTTTCTCCTGACCAGCTTGTTGTTTTGCCAATTTCGGAGCGTTTCAATGATTATGCAAAAGAAATTGTACAAAAATTACGTCAAAATGATATTCGTGGTAGTGTAGATGAGCGCAACGAGAAAATCGGTCGCAAAATTCGTGATGCAGAAGTTGCCAAAACGCCCTATATGCTTTTAGTAGGTGAAAAAGAAGTTGAATCAAATACCGTTTCGGTTCGTAAGAAAGGCGAAGGCGATTTGGGTTCGATGAATATTGAAGAGTTTATGAAGCATTTTGTTAGTGCTGTTGATGCTGAACTGGCTGAGTAA
- a CDS encoding CYTH domain-containing protein, with product MGKEIERKFLVNHKKWKDSEKKVGQFFRQGYLLTDPNKTIRVRQTTEKAFLTIKGLSIGATRPEYEYEIPLHDAKELLDNFSISELSKIRYEILYENKIWEVDEFLGDNSGLIVAEIELESEDEKFSIPSWVDVEVTGEDKYYNSNLTIEPYKNWRNKV from the coding sequence ATGGGCAAAGAAATAGAAAGAAAGTTTTTAGTAAATCATAAAAAGTGGAAAGATAGTGAGAAAAAAGTAGGGCAATTTTTCCGACAAGGTTATTTATTGACAGACCCAAACAAAACAATCAGAGTAAGACAAACAACTGAAAAAGCCTTTCTGACAATCAAGGGATTATCAATTGGTGCTACACGTCCTGAATATGAATATGAGATTCCACTTCATGATGCGAAAGAATTATTAGATAATTTTTCAATTTCTGAATTATCAAAGATTAGATATGAAATCTTGTACGAAAATAAAATTTGGGAAGTTGATGAATTTCTTGGAGATAATTCTGGACTTATAGTCGCAGAAATTGAATTGGAAAGTGAAGATGAAAAATTTAGCATTCCGTCTTGGGTTGATGTAGAAGTTACAGGAGAAGACAAATACTACAATTCCAATCTAACTATTGAGCCTTATAAGAATTGGAGAAATAAAGTTTAA
- a CDS encoding amidase, with the protein MKDYNFTRPIDKDTHEFSDATSLLKDFENGKTTSLNLVEKSLRNIADNHERLNAMIQLFAKEALEEAKKSTEKDNSTTQKRGKLEGIPISLKEPIGLEGQEVTGGSMRMPAKIAEKDALVVQRLKKEGAIIIARTNTPEFSFGHETRSPRFGVTNNPYVEGYIPGGSSGGESALIASGGSVIGIGTDVGGSIRYPAHCCGLVGFKPSGRAVSKKGIFPFIEREDFFLNDWLAVGPITHSVRDAKLVYEVIADKIPTDSKDLSNAELIISTDFDTEIRSETIKEVLIKAKQSLLNEGLQPKNITIENIGKIHWNFGKMMIKAMKLGLKDWLRNDKDVGISVFVESLRRVIGEKTVSGEIYSVLLASKFLEPSDKELNKMIQFYQKEKENLYKKIGQRGVLLLPTSGDIALKHQQTMQIDMSPLVPNIFSPMIFTNVMDLPSITIPAWKYRDRKTGLPTSVMLCCLPNSENLLFEAASKLESILN; encoded by the coding sequence ATGAAAGACTACAACTTTACTCGTCCAATAGATAAAGATACTCATGAATTTTCTGATGCAACTTCGCTTTTAAAAGATTTTGAAAACGGAAAAACTACTTCACTTAATTTGGTAGAAAAATCGTTGCGAAACATTGCAGACAATCATGAAAGGCTAAATGCAATGATTCAACTTTTTGCAAAAGAAGCCTTAGAAGAAGCAAAAAAAAGCACAGAAAAAGATAATTCTACAACACAAAAACGAGGGAAATTAGAAGGAATTCCTATTTCACTCAAAGAGCCTATAGGTTTAGAAGGACAAGAAGTAACAGGAGGCTCAATGCGAATGCCAGCCAAAATAGCTGAAAAAGATGCTTTAGTAGTTCAACGACTAAAAAAAGAAGGTGCAATTATTATTGCTCGCACTAACACACCTGAGTTTAGTTTTGGACACGAAACAAGAAGTCCACGTTTTGGAGTTACAAATAATCCGTATGTAGAAGGATATATCCCTGGAGGTTCTTCAGGGGGAGAAAGTGCCTTGATTGCTTCTGGTGGGTCGGTTATCGGAATTGGAACAGATGTCGGTGGTTCTATTCGTTATCCTGCTCATTGTTGTGGTTTGGTAGGATTTAAACCTTCTGGAAGAGCTGTGAGTAAAAAAGGAATTTTTCCATTTATAGAAAGAGAAGATTTTTTCTTAAATGACTGGTTGGCAGTAGGACCAATTACACACTCTGTTAGAGATGCAAAACTAGTTTATGAAGTAATTGCTGATAAAATCCCAACAGATAGCAAAGATTTAAGTAATGCAGAGCTTATCATAAGTACAGATTTTGATACAGAAATAAGAAGCGAAACAATAAAAGAGGTTTTGATTAAGGCAAAACAAAGTCTTCTGAACGAAGGTTTACAACCTAAAAATATAACTATTGAAAACATCGGAAAAATTCATTGGAATTTTGGTAAAATGATGATAAAGGCAATGAAACTAGGTTTGAAAGATTGGTTGAGAAATGATAAAGATGTTGGTATTTCTGTTTTTGTGGAATCTTTACGCAGAGTAATTGGAGAAAAAACCGTTTCAGGTGAGATTTATTCCGTACTTTTGGCTTCTAAATTTTTAGAACCTTCGGATAAAGAATTGAATAAAATGATTCAATTTTATCAAAAAGAAAAAGAGAATTTATACAAAAAAATAGGGCAACGAGGAGTTTTGCTTCTTCCAACTTCTGGAGATATTGCACTCAAACATCAGCAGACAATGCAAATAGATATGTCGCCACTTGTTCCAAATATCTTTTCACCCATGATTTTTACTAATGTTATGGATTTGCCTTCTATTACTATTCCTGCCTGGAAATATAGAGATAGAAAAACAGGTTTGCCCACTTCGGTAATGCTTTGCTGTCTGCCAAATAGTGAAAACTTACTTTTTGAAGCTGCATCAAAACTGGAAAGCATTTTGAACTAA
- a CDS encoding class I SAM-dependent methyltransferase, with translation MAFKQYIKNIVNKLPYIKTLHKQVEHYNNNAFVPAGHYYSPIVLVKEAEEKQDEIWKNQYKDGIAGIDLNTPEQLELLKKISALYPEMPFEPYQKEGIRYYFENNFYHYTDGIILYGMMRHIKPKKIIEVGSGFSSASILDVNQLFFDNSIHLTFIDPDTERLDSLLTQKDKQNCIIKKDIVQNIPLSVFEELEAGDILFIDSTHVSKTGSDVNYLLFEVLPALKSGVFIHIHDIFYPFEYHKKWVFEGRNWNENYILKAFLMYNEKYKIILFPDYLHRLYADSFKEMPLCYKHFGGSFWIEKQ, from the coding sequence ATGGCATTTAAACAATATATAAAAAATATAGTAAATAAGCTACCTTATATTAAAACTCTCCATAAACAAGTAGAACATTACAACAATAATGCGTTTGTGCCAGCAGGTCATTATTATTCTCCAATAGTTTTGGTAAAAGAAGCAGAGGAAAAGCAAGATGAAATATGGAAAAACCAATATAAAGATGGAATAGCAGGTATTGACCTAAATACACCAGAACAGCTAGAGCTTCTTAAAAAAATATCTGCTTTATATCCTGAAATGCCATTTGAACCCTATCAAAAAGAAGGGATACGATACTATTTTGAAAATAACTTCTATCATTATACAGATGGAATCATTTTATATGGTATGATGCGTCATATAAAACCCAAAAAAATTATTGAAGTGGGATCTGGATTTTCTTCTGCATCAATTTTGGATGTTAATCAACTATTTTTTGATAATTCAATTCATCTTACTTTTATAGACCCTGATACAGAAAGATTAGATAGTCTCTTAACTCAAAAAGATAAACAAAACTGTATAATCAAGAAAGATATAGTACAAAATATTCCTTTAAGCGTTTTTGAAGAACTAGAAGCTGGGGATATTCTATTTATTGATAGTACACATGTATCCAAAACAGGAAGTGATGTCAATTATCTATTATTTGAAGTTTTACCTGCACTAAAGTCAGGTGTTTTTATTCATATTCATGATATCTTTTACCCCTTTGAATACCACAAAAAGTGGGTTTTTGAAGGACGTAACTGGAATGAAAACTATATATTAAAAGCCTTTCTAATGTATAATGAAAAGTATAAAATTATACTTTTTCCAGATTATTTGCATCGATTATATGCAGATAGCTTTAAAGAAATGCCTCTTTGTTATAAGCACTTTGGAGGTAGTTTTTGGATTGAAAAGCAATAA
- a CDS encoding sigma-70 family RNA polymerase sigma factor, giving the protein MVKAIELTDIELRLIEGCRNKHAKSQEMLYKHFYGYAMSVSLRYCKSKDEASEVLNDSFMKVFTKVNQYDNKKSFRGWLRRIIINTAIDFYRKNEKHTNHLDVEYADREEDSTGDVIDQMSADEIYELVQSLPDVYRITFNLYEIEGYSHEEIGEQMGIPAGTSRSNLSRAKQKLRLLIKEHFGKKYEAYIR; this is encoded by the coding sequence TTGGTGAAAGCCATAGAGCTAACAGATATTGAACTTCGCCTAATAGAAGGCTGCCGAAATAAACACGCAAAAAGTCAAGAAATGTTATACAAGCATTTTTATGGGTATGCGATGTCGGTATCGCTACGTTATTGCAAAAGCAAAGACGAAGCGAGTGAGGTGTTAAATGACAGCTTTATGAAAGTATTTACAAAAGTAAATCAATATGACAACAAAAAGTCGTTTAGAGGTTGGCTTAGAAGGATAATCATTAATACAGCAATTGATTTTTATCGCAAAAATGAAAAACATACCAATCATTTAGATGTAGAATATGCTGATAGAGAAGAAGATTCGACAGGCGATGTAATAGACCAAATGAGTGCAGATGAAATTTATGAACTTGTACAATCTTTACCAGATGTTTATCGAATTACCTTCAACCTCTATGAAATTGAAGGCTATTCACATGAAGAAATTGGAGAACAAATGGGAATTCCAGCAGGAACTTCTCGTTCAAACTTGTCAAGAGCAAAACAAAAATTACGCTTACTAATAAAAGAGCATTTCGGAAAAAAGTATGAAGCATATATACGATAA